The following is a genomic window from Armatimonadota bacterium.
CCACCCCAAGTCACTGTCGAACAAGAGCACCGTCTGCTCCGGATCCGCGATCTCTGACGCCTGAAGCCCGCCGAGCGCGCGGTTGAACGCGTAGCCTGACCGAAGTTCCGGCGCGGCAGGGCAGATCAATGCTTTGCGGTTTGTGATGTACCCCTGTCCCCAGATTGCATCCGACCACGCATCCGCCGGGGGCAAGCGGCCGCTGTTGTCCTGCGCGTACATCCTCGCCGCGAGCGACAGCGCGTGGAGGTTCGAGAGGCAGGTGCTTCGATTACCCCCATGGGTGTACTCATCCACCACCCGCGGGGCATAGGATGCCGTGACCAGGACGACGGCGAGCGCAACCGACGTCGAGCCGAGAACGGCCACGATCGCGACGACTCGCCGCCACAGCGGTGCTTCGGTGCGCTCAAGGTTGTCCAGCCCCACGGCGCCCAACACCAACGCAGCGAGCGCCGGAAGCCCGCTGATCCCCCACAGTACGCTTAGTCGAGAAAGCGTATCCGTGCGCGGAGTGAGCGAGAGCGCGGCGAGGATGGCGCCAACAGCCGACCATATCGTCAGCGCCAACGAGGCCTCCGGCATTCGGCTGACCCGTGCGGCAACCGGCGTCGCGGGTGGCGGCTGTGGGCGAGCGGACTCGCGGTTGTGCTCCTCGGGCGATGCCATGTCACACCCCGAGATGAAGCGCTATCCACCGGATGCTTTCCCGTTTCCGGGCGGAAGTATGCGCGGGCGCGACGGGGCGGCCGAGCAGGAACGCGGAACACATGCACCCAAGACTGCCACACCACGAGGAGGCACGACCATGCCAGACCGTATCACCCGGCGTCAGTTCTTGCAGAAGGCCGGAGGGGCCGCGGCCGCCGCCGCAGTCGTGCAACCGATATTCCTATCGCAGAACGTATTCGGCGCAAACGACAGGATCGTCATGGGTCTGATCGGCTGCGGCGGCCAGGGGGTCGCCAACATGAGCTTCTTTCTCGGCAACCCCGACGTCGAGTTCGCCGCGGTGTGTGACGTGGACAAAGAGCGCGCGGCGCAAACGGCGGACGGCGCGGGCGAGAAGGTGACGGCTTACTCCGATTTCCGGGAATTGCTGGAACGCAAGGACATAGACGCGGTCATCGTCGCCACGCCGGACCACTGGCACGCGCTGCCCACGATCTTGGCGTGCGAAGCGGGCAAAGACGTGTACGTCGAGAAGCCGCTGGCGGCGAGCATCGCTGAAGGCCGCGCCATGGTGAATGCCGCGCGCCGCTACGAGCGAGTAGTGCAGGGCGGCACCCAGCAGCGCAGCGGCGCGCACTTCCAGCGTGCGGCGGAGATCGTGCGCTCGGGACTGCTCGGCAAAGTCAGCCTCTGCCGCACGTGGTACGTCGGCAACGAGCTGCCCGACGGCATCGGCAATCCGCCGGATTGCAATCCTCCGCCGGAGATTGACTATGACATGTGGCTGGGCCCCGCGCCGAAGCGGCCGTACAATCCCAACCGATGCCATTACACCTTCCGCTTCTTCTGGGACTATGCCGGGGGCAAGATGACCGACTGGGGCACGCACCTCATTGACATCATCCACTTCGGCATGGGGGCGGATGCGCCGCTCGCCGTCTCCGCGTCCGGGGGGAAATACGTCGTCCCGGACAACCGCGAAACGCCCGATACCATGGAAGTGATCTACGATTACCCGGGATTCACGCTGACCTATTCATACCGCGGCGGCAACGGGCGCTTCGTGGACAACCACGAGTACGGCATGCAGTTCCACGGCGCCAACGGCACGCTGTTCGTTGACCGCGCCGGCTTCGACGTCATGCCGGAGAAGGATCAAATGGCGCCAATGTCCGGCGGCATCTCTGCGCTGAATCAGCCGCACGTGCGCAATTTCCTGGACTGCGTGAAATCGCGCACGCGCGCGATCTGCGACGTGGAGATCCTCCACCGCTCGACGATCCCGGGGCATCTGGGCAATATCGCGCTGCTCACCGAACGCAAGATCCACTGGGATAGCGAGAACGAGCGGATCGTCAACGATGAGGAGGCGAACCGGCTTCTGTCCAAGCCCTACCGGGCTCCGTGGCGGCTGCCGGGGGCGTGACCTGGAGTGGCCGCCGGTCGCGCACAGGGGAGCCCATGCCTCGGCCTCAGGCAAGGGCTGGGCACGATGAATGAAGCTACCGCGGTGACCATGCAGGAGCCGTGGCATTCTCTAAGATGATGCGCTGCGTGCGTTCCACGACGTCAATGACCCACAGGGCAGCGGCACCGTCTTCCCAGGTGTCTTCCGAAAGGGCGATCCGCTTCGAGTCCGGCGCCCAAGAGAAGTCACCCAAATGGGCGTAATGGATGCCCTGCCAAACCGTGGATGTAGAACCGCTGACGATTTCATGGACACGCAGCTTGCTCAGGGACGAGTCCTCGGCTGGGACGAGGTATGCGATGCGGCTAGCGTCCGGACTGACCTCCACGCACGAGATCGGCGTGCCTGTTTCGAGCCACTCCTTCGCTGCGCCAGAGATGATGTCCCACTTCCAGATTCCGCCGGGACCGCGATGCGATTGCCAGTCGTACTTCTCAGTATCACACGATAGCAGGACTGTGCGGCTATCGGCGAGCCATTCGTAGGCCGCGAAATGATCAACCAGGTGGCGCGGACGCAAGCGCACCGTGAGACGCCTGCTGACCGCATCGTATATGCCCAACCAGCCATACCCGGTCAGCGCCCCGCCCGCCAGGATGTAGCGGCCGTTCGGGCTCACTGCAGGTTCGGAGTACATTGTGGAATCAGCGTCAACGGGAGGCAAGAGCATCTGGGGCGGCGCGTCGTTCCTTGGTGACAGCTGCCAGAGCCCGCCATCTGCGTCAACCTCACGCNNNNNNNNNNNNNNNNNNNNNNNNNNNNNNNNNNNNNNNNNNNNNNNNNNNNNNNNNNNNNNNNNNNNNNNNNNNNNNNNNNNNNNNNNNNNNNNNNNNNACGATCTTCGCGCGCACGCGCCCCAGCATCTTGGGTTCCGCGGACTTGGCGATCTCGTACACGCGGCCCTTGAAGCTGCGCCCAGGGAAGGCTTCCGCGAGTACATTGACCTCTTGCTCCAACGTGATCTTGTCGAGGTCCACGTCGTCAATCTCGGCGTCCACCCACATGTGCGAGAGATCGGACAGCACCATCAGCGGCGCGCCGGGGTATGCCACCTCACCCGGATCCGCGTTCACGCGCACCACGGTGGCGTCCATCGGCGCGGTGATCTCGGCGCGGCTCAGTTCCGCCTGCGCGGCGCTCAGCTGCGCGCGAGCGCGCTCTTCCAGCGCCGTGGCGGCATCGTGCTCGCGGCGACGGAGGTCCACGACGCGCTCCAGCGCCCGCGCTTGCGCCACTCCCGCGCGCGCGGCGGCGACCTGGGCGCGCCCAGCGGCGATATCCTCGCTCCGCGCGCCCTCGCGCACCAGGCGCAGGGATTCCTGCGCGGCGCGCATCTCGGCCCCGGCCAACTCGTGCGCGGTGCGCGCCTGGTCGAGCGCTTGCTGACTGACGGCGCCGTCGCCGTAGAGCTGCTCCAGGCGGGCGAGGTCGCTGCGCGTTTGACCGAGCTGAGCTTGCGTCTGCGCGACGCGCTCTTCAGCGGTGCGGATTTCCTGCGGGCGCGCGCCGGTTTCGAGGCGCTGCAGCTGCGCCTCGGCGGCCTGTAGATTCGCCTGGGCTGCCTCGATGGTGGCGCGCGCGTTGGCTTCCTCGGCGCGCACGCCCTGCTGTGCCTGACGGGCCTGCGCCTGGGCTGCTTCCAGGTCCGCGCGCGCCTGGCGGAGGTACGCTTGCAGCGACTCGCGGTCGAGCACGACGAGCACCTGTCCGCGGCGCACCTGCTCGTTCTCCTTGACCGCGACGCGCTCGATCCGCGCGGGGACTTCCGAGGCGACTTGGATCTCGTCCGCCTTGACAATGCCGGTCGCCGAGAGTTCGACCTGCAAGTTGCCGCGCGCGACGCGCGCGGCGCGGACGACGGGCACGCTGCCTGGGCCCCACGCGAAGTAGTATGCGATCGCAGCGACGACAATCAGAACTGCGAGCACGATGATGCGCACCCAGGGGAAGCGTTTACGTCGGTTCTCACTCATGCAGTCGCCTTCACACTTCTTCTACGCGTTCGGGATGCCAGACCCTCCCAAACGCGGATAATCGCCGTCGCAAACGGCCCGGGACTTTCGATCCATGCAACGACAACCTCCGGCAATGGATTCCTTTCGCAGCGGGGGGCTTCCTGCCGTGGTGCTTCCCCGCGCTGCGATGTGGCGAGACTAATGTGGGCCTGGACAGGACGTACGGCATCGGCGTCGCTCTGCGTTGTCGCGCTTGCGGGAGCGAAGCGCAGGTCGCGGTATCGGTCATTTGGGGGCCGGTGGGCGTATGTGGGCTTGCCCGCCTCAGACAGAGATGCCGCAGAGGGATGCGCTCACCGCCGAAGCGAGCACGCGGCGATGCCGAGATTCCTCGCTTGACTCCGACTCCGCTACGCGGAATTCCGGAGCCCCGATTTGATCGGGGCCATGCTCGGAATGACCATCGCACCGTGAGTTGCACGTGGTGGAAGGCGCTGAGGCGAGTACGCGTTTTGGCGGTTCCACGCCCGAGGGTGGGCGGGCTCGGCGGCGTGCGCTGCCGTAACGGGGCATCCCCACCCAACCTCTACGTCACAGGCGCACAAGTCCCTGCGAGGGAGAGGGGTTGCGGGGCGCGGGACCGGATCACGGAGATCACGCGGGCGCTTTGCTCGCCGCTTCGACTTGCGCGAGCAGGCGGGCGAAGACTTTCTGGTGCGCTTCCTCGTCGGCGATGAGCTTGCGCAGGATGGTCTGATGCTCCGGTTTCTGCGCCTTGGCGACGGCGCGGCGGTAGAGGTCAATCACCCGTTTCTCGCCGTCGATGTGATGGCGCAGCATGTCGGCGGCGCTCGACATCGGGCGCAGCATCTTGAAATCGCCGGTGGGCAGGCCGCCGAGCGAGAGAATCAGGCGCGCGGTCGTCTCCGCGTGCTCCAGCTCGTCCTGGCACGCCTCGCGCAGCGTCATGACGAGTTCGTCGTCGTTGAGGCGGGCCATGTGCTGCGGCATGAGAAACAGCGCGCCGTACTCCAACTCGATGGCCTGGTTGAGCAGCTGAATCAACTCGCGGTCGTCTTTTCTCATCGAATTCTCTTTGGGTGCGTTCGTGCGCTACCGTGTCTCTAATTCCCCTGCGGGGCCGAGGGCCTTGCCAGGGCGGGCGCACAAAGCGCGGGGAATCGTGTCCGGGGCCCGACCGGACGGTCAGGCGGTTTCCGAGGGAGAGGCCACCGAGATCGCCGCCGCAGGCGCGCCGGGTGAGGGCGCAGGCTCATGGCATTTCACCGCCGCCCCAGTCCTTCGCCTCAAATGGTGAACGAGCCGGGCTGCCCAGGCCGAATCTGCGCGAACACGCTGAGGCGCTAGCGCATTGACCAAATGCGAGCGCATCGGTATGATTGTGCGGGTAAGTTGGAGGGACATCGCGGCAAACCCAGGCGGCTGCGGCCTTTGGGGTTTGCCTTTTTGCCGTTGAGCGGCGGGAGGTGTGAAGTCGTGCCAGGGACAGTGGTGGTCGGCGCCCAGTGGGGCGATGAGGGCAAGGGCGGCGTGGTGGACGTGTATGCGGCGGAGGCGGACCTGGTGGTTCGCTTCAACGGCGGCAACAATGCCGGTCATACGGTATTCGTGGGGGACGAGCACTTTGCGCTGCACTTGATTCCCTGCGGGATTTTGCGCGAGAGGGCGTGCGTTCTCGGCAATGGGGTGGTGGCTGATCCGCTCTTCCTGGTCGAGGAGATGCGCGAGCTGGAATCGCGCGGGCTGCGGGTGCGCGAGAATCTGTTGATCAGCGAGAACGCGCACCTGGTGCTGCCGTACCACCGGGCGCTCGATGCGGCAGAGGAGAAGGCGCGCGGCGCGGGCGCGATCGGCACGACGCTGCGGGGCATCGGCCAGGCGTATGCGGATAAGTATGCGCGCAACGGCATCCGCGCGGCGGACATGACTCACCCCGAAGCATTTCGCGACAAGCTCGCCGCCAACATCGAGCAGAAGAATGCGCTGCTGGTGAAGATCTACGGCGCCGACCCGCTGGACTTCGCGCAGGTCTATGACGCGCTGGCGCCGGCGTGCGAGGAACTGGCGCCGCTGGTCGCCGACGGGCCGGCGGTCATCAACGGCGCGCTGGACGCGGGCAAGCAGGTGCTGTTCGAGGGCGCGCAGGGGGCGCTGCTCGATGTTGACTTCGGGACGTATCCCTACTGCACCAGTTCGAACCCCATCGCCGCGGGCGCCAGTGTCGGGACCGGCGTTTCGCCGAAGCGGCTGGACACGATCGTCGGCGTGGTCAAGGCATACACGACGCGGGTGGGCGGCGGGCCGCTGCCGACCGAGTGTGCCGAGGATCTCGCCGAGAAGTTCCGCCACCAGGGGCGCGAGTTCGGCAGCACGACGGGGCGGCCGCGCCGCATCGGCTGGTTCGACGCAGTAGTCGCGCGCCGCGCCGCCATGCTCAACGGCGTCGAGAAGCTCGCGGTGACGCACCTCGATGTCCTGGATCAGTTCGACACGATACCGGTCTGTGTCTCCTACCGCTGCGACGGCGAGACGTGCGACGCGTTCCCAAGCTCGGTGGAGACGCTCGCGCGCTGCACGCCGGTGTACGAAGATATGCAGGGGTGGCGCGAGGACACGACCGGTGCCAAATCGCTGTCGGACATTCCGCGCGCGGCGCGGGCGTACCTCGACCGCCTGGCGGAGATCATGGGCGCGCAGTTGTGCATGGTGCGGACCGGGCCGCGGCGCGACCAGACCATCGTGATCGAGGCGTGAGGGCGCGTCCATGGGTTCAGCGAAGGCGCGCCGGAAGGCCGCCGCAGCGCCGGCGACGCGACCGACGAGAGTCATCGCTGCCGCGGCACGCGGCGCCGCCCTGCGCCGCCGCGTCGTTGCGATTGCCGATCGCCTCGAGCGCGAATACGGGCGGCCGCGCCACCGCCGGGGGAACCCGCTGGACGCTCTCATCGGCACCATCCTGTCGCAGAACACCACGGACGTCAACAGCGGAGTAGCGTTCGCGCGCCTAAGGGATCGCTTCGGCTCGTGGGATGCTGTCGCCGACGCCGACGTGCGCAGCATCGAGGCCGCCATCCGCCCCGGGGGTCTGAGTAGGATGAAAGCGCCGCGCATCAAGCGCATCCTGCGCCAGATCCGGGAGGAGCGCGGCAGGCTGAGCCTCGGCTTCCTGGCGCGGATGACTGACGACGAGGCGCGGGAGTACCTGCTTGCCCTCGACGGCGTCGGATTGAAGACCGCGAACGTGGTGTTGCTGTTCGCTCTGGGCCGGCAAGTGTTCCCGGTGGACACGCACGTGCTGCGGGTGTCGTAGCGGCTCGAACTGATCGAGCCGAAGACGTCAGCCGATAGGGCGCACGCCGAGTTGGAGGCGCTGATTCCGCCGGAGCGGCGGCACGCGCTGCATCTCAACGTGATCGCGCACGGGCGGCGGGTGTGCAAGGCCGCGCGGCCGCGCTGCGGCGTGTGTCTACTCGCCCGGGCGGCGCTGTGTCCGTACCCCGGGCGGCACGGGTACGAATGAGGCTGGGCGTCCACGTTCCGGTGAGCAAAGGCTTGCGCCGGGCGGCGGCGGAGGCGGTGCGACTGCGCTGCGAGTGCATGCAGATGTTCCTCTCCAATCCGCGCGGCTGGGCGGCGGGCGCGGAGCACCCCGGGGCGGATGTCGCGGCGCTGCGCGAGGCGCGCGGGAAGCACGACATTAGACCTCTCATCGGCCACGCGTCGTACGTCGTCAATCTCGCGTCGGCGGATCGGGAGTTGTGGCGCAAGTCCCTGACTTCGGCGGCTGCGGATATGCGGCGCGCGCTCGGGGTCGGCGCTGAGGCGTTTGTGGTTCACGCGGGGTATCACGGCGGGGGCGGCGAGCGCAGGGGCCGCACGCTGCTGGCGCGGGCGCTGCGCGAGTTATCGCGGGCCTCCGGCGGCAGGCTGGCGGTGCTCGTCGAGAACGGCTCGGGCGCGGGGACCGGGGTCGGTTGGCGATTTGAGGATCTCGCGGCGGTGCTGGCGCAAGCGGGGAATCCGCCGGGCGTGGGCGTATGCCTGGACACGTGTCACGCGCATGTGGCGGGGTATGACCTGAGCGGCGCGGAGGCGGTCGGCGCGGTGCTCGAAGCGTTGGACCGCACGGTAGGTCTGGGGCGGCTGGGGGCGGTGCATCTCAACGACGCGAAGCATCCCGCCGGATCGCGGCGTGACGCCCACGCGCACATTGGCCGGGGCACGATCGGACGGGCGGGCTTCCGGGCGTTGCTCCAGCACCCGCGCCTCGCCGATGTTGCGGGGATCATCGAGACGCCGAAGGAGGGTGACGCGGACGCGCGCAACCTGCGGGTGTTGCGCAGGCTGCGCGCGCATCGTGCGGCCCGGTGATAAGGCGGCGAGGGAGCGCCGCGATCACTTCTTCGGTATCTTCGACGCGGGCGGGACCGGGAACTTCTTGATGGCTGGCGCGTAGAGGTCGTAGGTCTTGCGATCCATGACCATGCGCACCTGCTTGCGGTCGGCGGTCATGATGAGCAGGAGCTTGTCGCCCGAAGAGTAGCCCCGCTTCTCTTCGCTGTCGGCCTTGCCGAGCACCGCTTCCTTTGCCTCGCGGACGGCCATGACCGGCGCGACCACGGTGTAGGTCTTGGCGCGGCCGTTGGTTTGCACGGTGAGCTGGCGGCTCGCGGCCTTGAATGACTTGAACGTCGCGGCGATGGGCTTCGCGCGCATCTCGACGAGGAGAATCTCAGACGGCGGGTCCATGATGGCCCACAGCAGTTTCATCTCCCCCTGCACGGGCGGCGCGTTGTAGTAGACGATGAGCTTGTCGCCGGGCTTGATTTGCCTCGGATCGCCGATTTTCATGTCCTTGAACAGCAGGAGCTTGGGGTTCATGGCCGTGAGCGTGAACGGGATGCCGTCCATGGTCTTGAACTTGACCGACATGCCGCTGAGGGAGTCGAGCGTCGCAGGGATCCGCTTGATGTTGTCCGGCGTGAAGGGGTTGTAGGCCTTCTCTTTGGTCTGCGCGAGAGCGAGGCCGGGAGCCAGAGCCGTGAATGCGAACAACGCGACGAGCGCCGCCGCGAGCGAACGAGCGCGCATGATGCACCTCCTAGGGATCTAGCGAGCTACGTTGGCTCTTCAACGAGGCGGCTGTCAGTTCCTGCACCGGTTCCCGGATCGGCGCCCGCGGGGGGGTGGTCATCGAACGCAAAGCGGCTCGCTTCCTCCCTGAATCCGGCGGCGAGGGTGGTGAGCTGGGCGACGAGGCCGGCGGCGCGCTTCATGCCCTCGGCGGCGTCGCGAGCATTGTCGGCGATGCCGCGGATGACGGCGACGACCTGGTCGCTGGCGCCGCGCTGCTGCTGCGTCGCGAGGGAGATCTCCTTGGCGGTCTGGGTCGTCTTCTCGATCATGGCGAGGATTTCCTCGAGCGCCTTCTCGACGCCGCGCGCGAGTTCGACGCCCGCCTCGACTTCCTTGGTGCCCTGCTCGGTAGCCATGACGGAGGCGCTGATGGCGGCCTGGATTTCGGTGACGAGGGCGGCGATTTCCTCGGCCGACGCGCGCGAGCGTTCGGCGAGGCGGTGCACTTCACCGGCGACGACCGAGAAGCGGCGGCCGTGCTCGCCGGCGGCGGCGCTTTCGATGGCGGCGTTGACCGCGAGCAGGTGCGTCTCCGAGGAGATTTCCTGGATGATATCGAGCACGTCGCCGATCTTCTGGGAGCGGTCGCCGAGGCGGACGGTGGTGCGGGCGATATTCTGCACCGTCTCGCGGATGCGATCCATGGCCTCGAGGGCGGTGACGGTTGCACGCTGGCCGCCGGTGGCGGCGGCGACGGTCTCCTCGGCGGTTGACACGACCGACTCGGAGCGCCCGGCAATACCGGCCGCGGACATGGCGAGTTCCTCAAGCGACGAGGTGATTTCCTCGACCGATACGGCTTGCTCGACGGAGCCGGCGGTCTGCTGCTCGGCGAGGCCCTCGATGTCAGAGGAGGCGGCGCCGACCTGGATGATGCCGTCTTGCATGCGCTTGATGAGGGTGCGCAAGCTGCGCACCATCTGGTTGAAGGTGCTGGCCAACTGGCCTATCTCGTCGCGCCGGCGCTCGTCTATTTCGAGCGTCAGGTCGCCCTGGGCAACGCGCTGGGCGGCGATGACGAGTTGGTGCAGCGGCCTGGTGACAGTGCGACCGAGGGCGAAGACGAGGAGCACGGCGCACAGGATAACGGCCGCGGTGAGGAGAGCGGTGCCGCGCGCGGCACCGGCGATGCTGGCGTTGACGCGATCGAGCGACATACCGACGCGCACGGTGCCGATGCGCTCGGAGCGCTTGGTGCCGGGGTCGGCGGGCACGGTGGGCGCGGCTTCGAGCAAGAGCGAGGACTCGAGCCCCGGCATTTCGCCGGCGGCGGTGCGCACGGGCGCGGTGATTTCGAGCAGCGGCGCGCCGGAGCGCAGGTGATGCGGCTGCGCTATGGGCTCGTCCGCCTCCAGGGCGGTATGGCCGACCGGCCCGCCGACGACGGCCTCGTCCGCCTTGGCTCCCGCGCTGCCGAGCACGCTTCCTCGGGCATCTTGGACGACCGCATAGGCGACATCGGGCTCGATAATCATGCCCGCGAGGAGGTTCTCGATCATCTCCTTGGAGCCGATGAGGATTCCGTACTCGCTGTGGTAGGCGGCGTTCTTCGCCAAGGTCATGCCGCGCGCTTCGAGGCTTTCCCGTATCTGATGCGACTGCTGGCGCACGAAGAACATACCCAACACGCCCCCGGCGAGCACCAACAGCAGCGTGGCGAGAATCGCAAACTGCACGCTCAAGCCCAAGCTCAGGCTTCGGAGTCTCTTGGATATCCACATCTTAACTTACCTTGCCCCGGTCGTTGCACGATCCGGCTGCGCGCACTTCATCGTCGTCAACATTACCAGGTGCCTTGCGCCGGCGAGCGGCCTCGCCGCCCGGCCGCTCGGGCCGCCGTCGCGGGCTGCGACATCATTTGAACACTCGGTCGGCCGTTTTCCGCAGTGACTGCGGTATCGTCAAACCCAACGTGCGCTCGACGCTGAGGTTGATGGCGAGCAGAGACTTTCTGGGTTTGGCGAGCGGGATGCTTCCCGCCGACTCGCCGGAGAGGACGCGCTGCGCCAGGTAGCCGGCCTGGCGGCCGATATCCGTATAGTCGGGGTAGAGCGCGAGGAGCGCCCCGGCCTCGACCAAGTTCGCTGAAAATCCGACAACCGGGATGCCGTTGCGCAGCGCGAAGAGCAGGACAAACTTCGCTGACTGCGGGCTGTACACGGTGCCGTCAACGGGGGCGTAGAGGACATCTATCTTGCCGCGCAGTGCTTCCGCCGCGCGCGGGACTTCGGCCGCGGAGCGCACCGATCGAGTGACGATCTGCAGCCCGTGGCTGGGCGCCGCGTCGGTCATCGCGCGCACCGCCCGCTGGCTCTGCGCAGGGTCGTAGATGACGCCGACGCGCTGCGCTGTGGGTACCGCGCGCTTCAGTATCTGCAGCGTCTCCGATGGCGTAATGGCGAGGGACACGCCGGTCATGGTCTTGCCCGGCCGCGCGGGGTTGCTGACGAGGCCGCTCTGCACCGGATCCACGACCATCGCGAAGACGACGGGAATGCGGCCGACGGCGCCTCCGACCTGGTCCGCGGCTTCGGTTCCCAGCGCGAGG
Proteins encoded in this region:
- a CDS encoding Gfo/Idh/MocA family oxidoreductase, coding for MPDRITRRQFLQKAGGAAAAAAVVQPIFLSQNVFGANDRIVMGLIGCGGQGVANMSFFLGNPDVEFAAVCDVDKERAAQTADGAGEKVTAYSDFRELLERKDIDAVIVATPDHWHALPTILACEAGKDVYVEKPLAASIAEGRAMVNAARRYERVVQGGTQQRSGAHFQRAAEIVRSGLLGKVSLCRTWYVGNELPDGIGNPPDCNPPPEIDYDMWLGPAPKRPYNPNRCHYTFRFFWDYAGGKMTDWGTHLIDIIHFGMGADAPLAVSASGGKYVVPDNRETPDTMEVIYDYPGFTLTYSYRGGNGRFVDNHEYGMQFHGANGTLFVDRAGFDVMPEKDQMAPMSGGISALNQPHVRNFLDCVKSRTRAICDVEILHRSTIPGHLGNIALLTERKIHWDSENERIVNDEEANRLLSKPYRAPWRLPGA
- a CDS encoding efflux RND transporter periplasmic adaptor subunit yields the protein MSENRRKRFPWVRIIVLAVLIVVAAIAYYFAWGPGSVPVVRAARVARGNLQVELSATGIVKADEIQVASEVPARIERVAVKENEQVRRGQVLVVLDRESLQAYLRQARADLEAAQAQARQAQQGVRAEEANARATIEAAQANLQAAEAQLQRLETGARPQEIRTAEERVAQTQAQLGQTRSDLARLEQLYGDGAVSQQALDQARTAHELAGAEMRAAQESLRLVREGARSEDIAAGRAQVAAARAGVAQARALERVVDLRRREHDAATALEERARAQLSAAQAELSRAEITAPMDATVVRVNADPGEVAYPGAPLMVLSDLSHMWVDAEIDDVDLDKITLEQEVNVLAEAFPGRSFKGRVYEIAKSAEPKMLGRVRAKIV
- a CDS encoding ferritin-like domain-containing protein produces the protein MRKDDRELIQLLNQAIELEYGALFLMPQHMARLNDDELVMTLREACQDELEHAETTARLILSLGGLPTGDFKMLRPMSSAADMLRHHIDGEKRVIDLYRRAVAKAQKPEHQTILRKLIADEEAHQKVFARLLAQVEAASKAPA
- a CDS encoding adenylosuccinate synthase, with the translated sequence MPGTVVVGAQWGDEGKGGVVDVYAAEADLVVRFNGGNNAGHTVFVGDEHFALHLIPCGILRERACVLGNGVVADPLFLVEEMRELESRGLRVRENLLISENAHLVLPYHRALDAAEEKARGAGAIGTTLRGIGQAYADKYARNGIRAADMTHPEAFRDKLAANIEQKNALLVKIYGADPLDFAQVYDALAPACEELAPLVADGPAVINGALDAGKQVLFEGAQGALLDVDFGTYPYCTSSNPIAAGASVGTGVSPKRLDTIVGVVKAYTTRVGGGPLPTECAEDLAEKFRHQGREFGSTTGRPRRIGWFDAVVARRAAMLNGVEKLAVTHLDVLDQFDTIPVCVSYRCDGETCDAFPSSVETLARCTPVYEDMQGWREDTTGAKSLSDIPRAARAYLDRLAEIMGAQLCMVRTGPRRDQTIVIEA
- a CDS encoding deoxyribonuclease IV, which codes for MRLGVHVPVSKGLRRAAAEAVRLRCECMQMFLSNPRGWAAGAEHPGADVAALREARGKHDIRPLIGHASYVVNLASADRELWRKSLTSAAADMRRALGVGAEAFVVHAGYHGGGGERRGRTLLARALRELSRASGGRLAVLVENGSGAGTGVGWRFEDLAAVLAQAGNPPGVGVCLDTCHAHVAGYDLSGAEAVGAVLEALDRTVGLGRLGAVHLNDAKHPAGSRRDAHAHIGRGTIGRAGFRALLQHPRLADVAGIIETPKEGDADARNLRVLRRLRAHRAAR
- a CDS encoding methyl-accepting chemotaxis protein, with the protein product MSVQFAILATLLLVLAGGVLGMFFVRQQSHQIRESLEARGMTLAKNAAYHSEYGILIGSKEMIENLLAGMIIEPDVAYAVVQDARGSVLGSAGAKADEAVVGGPVGHTALEADEPIAQPHHLRSGAPLLEITAPVRTAAGEMPGLESSLLLEAAPTVPADPGTKRSERIGTVRVGMSLDRVNASIAGAARGTALLTAAVILCAVLLVFALGRTVTRPLHQLVIAAQRVAQGDLTLEIDERRRDEIGQLASTFNQMVRSLRTLIKRMQDGIIQVGAASSDIEGLAEQQTAGSVEQAVSVEEITSSLEELAMSAAGIAGRSESVVSTAEETVAAATGGQRATVTALEAMDRIRETVQNIARTTVRLGDRSQKIGDVLDIIQEISSETHLLAVNAAIESAAAGEHGRRFSVVAGEVHRLAERSRASAEEIAALVTEIQAAISASVMATEQGTKEVEAGVELARGVEKALEEILAMIEKTTQTAKEISLATQQQRGASDQVVAVIRGIADNARDAAEGMKRAAGLVAQLTTLAAGFREEASRFAFDDHPPAGADPGTGAGTDSRLVEEPT
- a CDS encoding ABC transporter substrate-binding protein, with translation MMRQYRSTVLAALAVAASITWADAATVAIVKSRPLPAYNAAQQGFMGVVGSQARPTYYTLTGEPAVARKVAAEIRSSSPTLVLALGTEAADQVGGAVGRIPVVFAMVVDPVQSGLVSNPARPGKTMTGVSLAITPSETLQILKRAVPTAQRVGVIYDPAQSQRAVRAMTDAAPSHGLQIVTRSVRSAAEVPRAAEALRGKIDVLYAPVDGTVYSPQSAKFVLLFALRNGIPVVGFSANLVEAGALLALYPDYTDIGRQAGYLAQRVLSGESAGSIPLAKPRKSLLAINLSVERTLGLTIPQSLRKTADRVFK